A DNA window from Carassius gibelio isolate Cgi1373 ecotype wild population from Czech Republic chromosome A6, carGib1.2-hapl.c, whole genome shotgun sequence contains the following coding sequences:
- the LOC128015261 gene encoding mediator of RNA polymerase II transcription subunit 8: MQQREEKQLEASLESLHSRVSHLKASLQSFILKLEHEHDRLSWPSVLDNFALLSGQLNTINKVLKNEKTPSYRSQVIIPLLLSPDRDEELLRLTEQRVPVFSHEIVPDHLRTKPDPEVEEQEKHLSAEAARIGPEVAQKLIQTLNKLCSNLLEKLNNPRDDRDSEASALRQSKPSFNPADTNALVAAVGFGKGLSKCRPPGSVPPGHPGQPMMSTGPTLQQVTIAGTTGHQAGMGGQGNQQQPGQPGKMPSSIKTNIKSASASMHPYNR; the protein is encoded by the exons ATGCAG CAGCGGGAGGAGAAGCAGCTGGAGGCGTCTCTGGAGTCTCTACACTCTCGCGTGTCTCATCTGAAAGCTTCCCTGCAGAGTTTTATTCTGAAGCTGGAGCACGAGCACGACAGACTCTCATG GCCCTCAGTGCTGGATAATTTCGCCCTTCTGTCCGGACAGCTGAACACCATCAATAAAGTGTTAAAGAATGAGAAGACCCCGTCCTACAGGTCCCAGGTCATCATCCCGCTGCTGCTGTCCCCTGATCGAGATGAAGAGCTGCTG AGACTGACCGAGCAGCGTGTGCCTGTGTTCAGTCACGAGATCGTGCCGGATCATCTCAGGACCAAACCTGACCCGGAGGTGGAGGAACAGGAGAAGCACCTGAGCGCCGAAGCGGCCCGCATTGGACCTGAAGTAGCTCAG aaactgatCCAAACACTGAATAAACTTTGCTCAAATCTTTTGGAAAAGCTGAATAATCCTCGGGACGACAGAGACTCTGAAGCCTCAG CTCTGAGACAAAGCAAGCCATCCTTCAATCCCGCTGACACGAATGCTCTGGTAGCAGCGGTGGGGTTCGGAAAGGGCCTGTCGAAGTGCAGACCACCCGGATCTGTCCCTCCAGGTCACCCTGGACAGCCGATGATGTCCACAGGTCCCACACTACAGCAGGTCACAATCGCTGGAACCACGGGCCATCAGGCCGGCATGGGAGGACAGGGAAACCAACAGCAGCCTGGACAGCCTG GTAAAATGCCCAGCAGCATCAAGACTAACATCAAGTCTGCATCTGCATCCATGCATCCTTACAACCGATGa